The following are encoded together in the Kribbella voronezhensis genome:
- a CDS encoding PAAR domain-containing protein: protein MPAAARVGDPTGHPGVIGPPGVPTVLIAGMPAATVGTPHICSFPPPAVHPPSVIAPPGCPTVLIGGMPAARMGDMAACGAPIVLGAPTVMIGG, encoded by the coding sequence ATGCCAGCAGCAGCCCGGGTCGGCGACCCGACCGGACATCCCGGGGTGATCGGCCCGCCCGGCGTACCGACCGTGCTGATCGCCGGGATGCCGGCGGCGACGGTGGGGACGCCGCACATCTGCTCCTTCCCACCACCGGCCGTGCACCCGCCGAGTGTGATCGCACCGCCCGGTTGCCCGACCGTGCTGATCGGTGGCATGCCGGCCGCGCGGATGGGTGATATGGCCGCTTGTGGTGCGCCGATCGTGCTGGGTGCGCCGACCGTCATGATCGGAGGCTGA
- a CDS encoding putative baseplate assembly protein: protein MLPAPNLDDRTFQGLVDEAKRLVQRRCPDWSDHNVSDPGVTLIEAFAQMVDQLIYRLNRVPDLNYVKFLELIGVELRPPAAARGGVTFWLSSPQPQRVLVRAGTEVATPRTDIHEPIVFTTTQDLEIIPCSFSRAGAAPADGTPADLTTALSGKNGFPCFSEEPVPGDALLIGLSEAVPSCAVTIRLSCSVSGVGVDPRHPPLVWEAWTGSGWSECDLDKDDTGGLNKPGDVVIHVPPQHETSIIARQRAGWIRCRLLRVDDGRPTYTASPRILSASAFTIGGTVPMMHAEVVRHEVLGRSDGTPGQRFALKRHPVVLSNEPCTVEITDDEGVETWEPVPTFADSTETDRHFRLDAFAGGIQFGPAVRTADGGLQYYGKTPPSGSSVAISAYRTGGGRRGNVARGQVRVLKSSVPYVARVENRAAAIGGADAETLDEAKVRGPMLLRSRGRAVTMEDFEELAREVASDAARVQCVPATEAADAGGIRVLVVPHVSGDAVGRIRRDDLIPPEDMLERITQTLDERRLVGTRLLVAPPEYVGLTAVVDVSARSRFDPEEVKEGVLKALYDLLHPLTGGPDGTGWPFGRSVQSHEVHAALARIPGVDMAQEISVALFPADPVTGRRSAPVQRLDLPATALVFSYEHQVRVR, encoded by the coding sequence ATGCTGCCCGCGCCGAATCTGGACGACCGGACCTTCCAGGGGCTGGTGGACGAAGCGAAGCGACTGGTCCAGCGGCGTTGCCCCGACTGGAGCGACCACAACGTGTCGGATCCCGGGGTGACGCTGATCGAGGCCTTCGCGCAGATGGTCGACCAGCTGATCTACCGGCTGAACCGCGTGCCGGACCTGAACTACGTGAAGTTCCTCGAGCTGATCGGGGTCGAGTTGCGGCCCCCGGCGGCCGCCCGAGGCGGGGTGACGTTCTGGCTCTCCTCGCCCCAGCCCCAACGCGTGCTGGTGAGGGCCGGGACCGAGGTCGCGACGCCGCGGACGGACATCCACGAGCCGATCGTCTTCACCACCACCCAGGACCTGGAAATCATCCCCTGCTCGTTCTCGCGAGCGGGTGCGGCCCCGGCGGACGGTACGCCGGCCGACCTGACCACCGCGTTGTCCGGCAAGAACGGATTCCCTTGTTTCTCTGAGGAACCCGTCCCCGGCGACGCGCTCCTGATCGGTCTCAGCGAGGCGGTGCCGTCTTGTGCGGTGACGATCCGGCTGAGCTGCAGCGTGTCCGGCGTCGGCGTGGATCCGCGGCACCCGCCGCTGGTCTGGGAGGCGTGGACCGGCTCCGGCTGGAGCGAATGCGATCTCGACAAGGACGACACCGGTGGCCTGAACAAGCCCGGTGACGTCGTGATCCACGTTCCGCCGCAGCACGAGACCTCGATCATCGCCCGGCAGCGGGCCGGCTGGATCCGGTGCCGCCTGCTGAGGGTGGACGACGGGCGACCGACGTACACGGCCTCGCCGCGGATCCTGTCCGCCTCGGCGTTCACCATCGGCGGCACGGTCCCGATGATGCATGCGGAGGTGGTCCGGCACGAGGTGCTCGGCCGCTCCGACGGGACGCCCGGGCAGCGGTTCGCGCTGAAGCGGCACCCGGTCGTGCTCTCCAACGAGCCGTGCACCGTCGAGATCACCGACGACGAGGGAGTCGAGACGTGGGAGCCGGTGCCGACGTTCGCCGACTCCACCGAGACCGATCGGCACTTCCGGCTGGACGCGTTCGCCGGTGGCATCCAGTTCGGGCCCGCGGTACGGACGGCCGACGGGGGACTTCAGTACTACGGGAAGACGCCGCCCTCGGGCAGCAGCGTCGCCATCTCGGCGTACCGGACCGGTGGTGGGCGGCGGGGCAACGTCGCGCGGGGGCAGGTCCGGGTGCTCAAGTCCAGCGTCCCGTACGTCGCTCGGGTCGAGAACCGGGCGGCCGCGATCGGGGGAGCGGATGCGGAGACGCTGGACGAGGCCAAGGTCCGCGGACCGATGCTGCTCAGGTCACGCGGACGCGCCGTCACCATGGAGGACTTCGAGGAGCTCGCGCGCGAGGTCGCCTCGGACGCCGCCCGCGTGCAATGCGTACCGGCGACGGAGGCTGCCGATGCCGGCGGGATCCGCGTCCTCGTCGTACCGCATGTGTCCGGCGACGCCGTCGGGCGGATCCGGCGGGACGACCTGATCCCGCCGGAGGACATGCTCGAGCGGATCACCCAGACGCTGGACGAGCGGCGCCTGGTCGGGACGCGGCTGCTGGTCGCGCCGCCGGAGTACGTCGGGCTGACGGCAGTGGTCGACGTGAGCGCGCGGTCCCGCTTCGATCCGGAGGAAGTGAAGGAGGGCGTCCTCAAGGCTCTGTACGACCTGCTGCATCCGTTGACGGGTGGGCCTGATGGGACCGGGTGGCCGTTCGGACGGTCGGTGCAGTCGCACGAGGTGCACGCTGCGCTCGCCCGGATCCCCGGCGTCGACATGGCTCAGGAGATCAGCGTCGCGCTCTTCCCTGCTGACCCGGTGACCGGGCGACGGTCGGCACCCGTGCAGCGGCTCGACCTACCGGCTACTGCTCTCGTCTTCTCGTACGAACACCAAGTGCGGGTGCGCTGA
- a CDS encoding AAA family ATPase translates to MGSVVFREKVRRPEPSGLSRDRLERPLLDEAGPSVGLLLAPAGSGKTTLLAQVAATPLRPTAWYRARPEDRTEDALVRHVTEALSVVLPAALSTSTTVDDLILATESGVPAPVQLIVDDVHELAGSPAEAALERFLEFRPRHLRLLLGSRRPLALNTPRLIVSGDLLELDSDDLRFRSWEVEELFRSVYRQPLSPEAAAALTRRTGGWAAGLQLFHLATMGKSSTERIRAATELGGRSRLVRAYLTRNVLAELAPERRNFLLVTSALGRLTGPLCDELLEQSGSAAVLEELEALQFFTTSTDDGATYRYHQVLQTHLEGLLIDELGAAASREIHARSATLLEKADHPREAMRAYALADDWASVARLLQQGNSVAHDWVTRSGLPDDDPWLALARARRLFRSGSVGAAVTAYRDAEALLDDPEFQARCANERAQAEVWLPQPPAFPVRRTGQAIRQALRRLPGLGPGVDAKAGVDPLSAGTIALLGGHFDAAREILMPIAADPAVHNAGRLWAAIAVVVADLALGNWSHAEVPLEEVALSAELDELPWLARVARGLQATVLLATRPDDWRPGGCASMVDDCTRDGDRWGSLLMAIFVGSAQVKAGDDQAAIDWLRRAATEAAGLEARVPQAWALALGAIAMARLRHPGTAVQLTEAESLIRSAAVPGAHRLIDHARQLAESEPVTSTAVRGSARLYTLGGFRLELDGQAVDWPPLRPRARALLLLLAINAGKDLHRERLIDALWPDAPAEAGTHRLQVAASNVRQCLAGVGLGDQAVQRNGDAYRLVLPDTWIDLAEFEGQLGRARRSGKLADWSGVLDLYVGELLPEVGAAEWVLAERERYRLAAADAAVQVAGLAQDAQALRAAHRAVELDSLRDSSWLLLADLQAEQGDPTAAAATRREHARICAELAAPLSPRGRSARDG, encoded by the coding sequence GTGGGTTCTGTGGTGTTCAGGGAGAAGGTCCGACGACCGGAGCCGTCGGGTCTTTCGCGTGACCGGCTGGAACGGCCGTTGCTCGACGAAGCGGGGCCGAGTGTCGGACTGCTGCTGGCACCGGCCGGCTCGGGCAAGACGACCTTGCTCGCGCAGGTCGCCGCGACGCCGCTGCGTCCGACCGCTTGGTACCGGGCTCGGCCGGAGGATCGCACCGAGGACGCGCTCGTCCGGCACGTGACCGAGGCGCTGTCCGTGGTGTTGCCGGCGGCGCTGTCCACCTCGACGACTGTCGACGACCTGATCCTCGCCACCGAGAGCGGGGTTCCGGCGCCGGTGCAGTTGATCGTGGACGACGTGCACGAGCTGGCCGGGAGTCCGGCGGAGGCCGCGTTGGAGCGGTTCCTGGAGTTCAGGCCGCGGCACTTGCGGTTGCTGCTCGGCTCGCGTCGGCCGCTGGCGCTGAACACACCACGGCTGATCGTGTCGGGAGACCTGCTGGAGCTGGACAGCGACGACCTGCGCTTCCGGTCGTGGGAGGTCGAGGAGCTGTTCCGTTCGGTGTATCGGCAACCGCTCTCGCCTGAGGCTGCTGCCGCGCTGACCCGGCGTACGGGTGGATGGGCTGCGGGCTTGCAGCTGTTCCACTTGGCCACGATGGGGAAGTCCAGTACTGAACGCATCCGGGCCGCGACCGAGCTCGGTGGTCGGTCGCGGCTGGTGCGGGCGTACCTGACTCGCAATGTGCTGGCAGAGCTCGCTCCGGAGCGAAGGAACTTCTTGTTGGTGACCAGTGCGCTCGGCAGGCTTACCGGGCCGCTCTGCGATGAGTTGCTCGAGCAGAGCGGGAGTGCTGCGGTGCTGGAAGAGCTGGAGGCGCTGCAGTTCTTCACGACGTCCACCGACGACGGGGCGACGTACAGGTATCACCAGGTGCTGCAGACGCATCTGGAAGGCCTGCTGATCGACGAGTTGGGGGCAGCGGCGTCCCGGGAGATCCACGCCCGCAGTGCGACTCTGCTGGAGAAGGCCGACCATCCACGTGAGGCGATGCGGGCTTACGCGCTGGCTGACGACTGGGCGTCGGTAGCACGGCTGTTGCAACAGGGGAACTCGGTCGCCCACGACTGGGTCACGCGGTCGGGGCTACCGGACGACGACCCGTGGCTCGCGTTGGCGCGGGCACGACGGCTGTTCCGCTCCGGGTCGGTAGGCGCCGCCGTGACTGCCTATCGCGATGCCGAGGCACTGCTGGACGACCCTGAGTTCCAGGCGCGCTGTGCGAACGAACGCGCCCAGGCCGAGGTGTGGCTGCCACAGCCGCCGGCGTTCCCTGTACGGCGTACCGGGCAAGCGATCCGCCAAGCGCTCAGGCGGTTGCCGGGGCTCGGGCCCGGTGTGGATGCCAAGGCAGGCGTCGACCCGCTCTCGGCCGGGACGATCGCCTTGCTGGGTGGGCACTTCGACGCGGCCCGGGAGATCTTGATGCCGATCGCGGCGGACCCGGCCGTTCACAATGCCGGGCGGCTGTGGGCGGCGATCGCGGTGGTGGTGGCCGATCTCGCGCTCGGGAACTGGTCCCATGCCGAAGTACCGCTGGAGGAGGTCGCGCTCTCTGCCGAGCTCGACGAACTCCCCTGGCTGGCCCGGGTGGCGCGGGGCTTGCAAGCGACCGTATTGCTGGCGACTCGTCCCGATGACTGGCGGCCCGGCGGCTGCGCGTCGATGGTGGACGACTGTACCCGTGACGGCGACCGGTGGGGATCGTTGCTGATGGCAATCTTCGTCGGGTCGGCGCAGGTGAAGGCGGGTGACGACCAGGCCGCGATCGACTGGCTCCGGCGGGCGGCGACCGAGGCGGCCGGACTCGAGGCGCGGGTGCCACAGGCCTGGGCGCTCGCACTCGGCGCGATCGCGATGGCCAGGTTGCGACATCCGGGGACGGCTGTGCAGCTGACCGAGGCCGAGAGCCTGATCCGCTCAGCCGCCGTACCCGGTGCCCATCGACTCATCGACCATGCCCGCCAGCTGGCCGAGAGCGAACCGGTCACCAGCACCGCGGTACGGGGGTCTGCGCGGTTGTACACGCTGGGCGGCTTCCGCCTGGAGCTTGACGGACAGGCGGTGGACTGGCCACCGTTGCGCCCGCGGGCGCGAGCCTTGTTGTTGCTGTTGGCAATCAACGCGGGCAAGGATCTGCACCGGGAACGGCTGATCGACGCGCTCTGGCCGGACGCGCCCGCCGAGGCGGGGACGCATCGCTTGCAGGTGGCGGCTTCCAACGTGCGGCAGTGCCTGGCCGGTGTCGGACTGGGTGACCAGGCCGTGCAGCGCAACGGCGACGCCTACCGGCTGGTGCTTCCTGATACCTGGATCGACCTGGCCGAGTTCGAGGGACAGCTAGGACGAGCCAGGCGCTCCGGAAAGCTGGCGGACTGGTCCGGCGTACTCGATCTCTACGTGGGTGAGCTGCTGCCCGAGGTGGGCGCTGCCGAGTGGGTGCTGGCCGAGCGGGAACGCTACCGCCTGGCCGCAGCCGACGCCGCAGTACAAGTGGCCGGTCTGGCTCAGGACGCCCAAGCCCTGCGTGCCGCACACCGCGCTGTCGAGCTGGACTCGCTGCGAGACTCCTCCTGGCTTTTGCTGGCCGACCTGCAAGCAGAGCAAGGCGACCCGACCGCTGCGGCAGCGACCCGCCGCGAGCACGCCAGGATCTGTGCAGAGCTGGCAGCTCCCCTCAGTCCGCGGGGACGATCTGCACGCGATGGATGA
- a CDS encoding GPW/gp25 family protein, with protein sequence MSTDFIGAGWAFPVSTDATGGIALVAREREIEQAIRLILGTARGERPMRPEFGCRIHDHVFGPANAATAGQIAYDVREALERWEPRISVEDVGVGYDRIDHGRVLVDIGYVILGTNDPRNLVFPFYTIPDEEIAGTTVPAELGV encoded by the coding sequence ATGAGTACGGACTTCATCGGCGCCGGCTGGGCCTTCCCGGTCAGCACGGACGCCACCGGCGGGATCGCCCTGGTCGCCCGGGAACGCGAGATCGAGCAGGCGATCCGGCTGATCCTCGGCACCGCCCGGGGTGAGCGGCCGATGCGGCCCGAGTTCGGCTGTCGGATCCACGATCACGTCTTCGGCCCGGCGAACGCGGCGACCGCGGGACAGATCGCGTACGACGTCCGCGAGGCCCTGGAACGCTGGGAGCCGCGCATCTCGGTCGAGGACGTCGGCGTCGGCTACGACCGGATCGACCACGGCCGTGTGCTGGTCGACATCGGCTACGTCATCCTCGGCACGAACGACCCGCGCAACCTGGTCTTCCCCTTCTACACGATTCCGGACGAAGAGATCGCCGGTACGACGGTGCCGGCCGAGCTGGGGGTCTGA
- a CDS encoding phage tail protein, translating to MRGALGDLPSPHPLGETLPSIYRTDLFTQQLCASFDDVLAPVIGALDNLPAYLDLGTAPEDMLPWLAHWIGLAVDRGDDPARQRELLRSTSDLHGRQGTRLGIELAISAVLGVRTEVVESGGASWSVDPTDPLPGEPLPAVVVQVFPVAGQEIDEQRLKDVVAALKPAHVIHRVQIVPAD from the coding sequence ATGCGCGGCGCACTGGGGGACCTGCCGAGTCCGCATCCGCTCGGCGAGACGCTGCCGTCGATCTACCGGACCGACCTGTTCACGCAGCAGCTCTGTGCGAGCTTCGACGACGTACTGGCGCCGGTGATCGGTGCGCTCGACAACCTGCCGGCGTACCTGGACCTCGGTACTGCGCCCGAGGACATGCTGCCCTGGTTGGCGCATTGGATCGGACTGGCAGTCGACCGCGGTGACGACCCAGCGCGCCAGCGCGAGCTGCTGCGCTCGACCAGTGACCTGCACGGTCGCCAGGGGACACGTCTGGGCATCGAGCTGGCGATCAGCGCCGTACTGGGCGTGCGGACGGAGGTGGTCGAGTCAGGTGGCGCCAGCTGGTCGGTGGACCCGACTGATCCGTTGCCGGGCGAGCCGCTGCCTGCCGTCGTAGTACAGGTGTTTCCGGTGGCAGGGCAGGAGATCGACGAGCAGCGCTTGAAGGACGTGGTGGCGGCGCTCAAGCCGGCGCACGTCATCCATCGCGTGCAGATCGTCCCCGCGGACTGA